The Chloroflexota bacterium genome includes a window with the following:
- a CDS encoding NAD-dependent epimerase/dehydratase family protein, translated as MKRVLVTGATGFIGGHLVKANLSKGHQVRALVLPDDPEASLLKSKGVEIVTGDIRDYEAVRRAASGVDIIFHCAAVVTDWAPKRLFQEVTVGGTENICKASLEAGVSRLVDMSTNDVFGLDESQVMDEIFPLQPWHEPYSDSKIEAEKICWRYYREHGLPVTMVYPCWVFGEGDRTFVPLLADAIVKRELIFWRKDVIVWPTYIENLVDLLMLIAEDKRAVGNAYLVHDGEYTTLESFCAGIAKSLGVPPTATYIPYSVAYGAAMVMEFMWKLLRRKTRPLLTTYTVKNLGSRLRFSIAKAERELGWKPKISYSEGFNKTMAWLKTLDLTTLKQK; from the coding sequence GTGAAGAGGGTATTAGTTACTGGAGCTACAGGATTCATTGGTGGCCATCTGGTTAAGGCCAATCTTTCCAAAGGGCATCAAGTCCGTGCCTTGGTGCTCCCCGACGACCCAGAGGCTTCGCTGCTTAAATCCAAGGGCGTGGAGATTGTAACCGGCGATATCCGTGACTACGAAGCGGTGAGAAGGGCGGCATCTGGAGTGGACATAATCTTCCACTGCGCCGCAGTGGTTACAGACTGGGCACCTAAGAGACTATTTCAAGAAGTCACAGTTGGCGGTACGGAGAACATCTGCAAAGCCAGTCTGGAGGCTGGAGTCTCGCGACTTGTAGATATGAGCACCAACGATGTCTTCGGTCTGGATGAGTCTCAAGTAATGGACGAAATCTTCCCGCTGCAGCCCTGGCATGAGCCTTATTCCGACTCCAAGATCGAAGCCGAGAAGATTTGCTGGCGATACTACAGAGAGCATGGGCTTCCTGTGACTATGGTCTATCCTTGCTGGGTTTTCGGTGAGGGTGATAGGACCTTTGTGCCGCTCCTTGCCGACGCCATAGTGAAGCGGGAACTCATCTTCTGGCGCAAGGATGTCATCGTCTGGCCCACGTACATCGAAAATCTGGTGGACCTTTTGATGCTGATTGCTGAGGATAAACGTGCTGTGGGCAACGCTTACCTGGTGCATGATGGTGAATATACCACGCTGGAGAGCTTTTGTGCTGGAATCGCCAAATCGCTGGGTGTTCCTCCCACCGCTACCTACATTCCATATTCCGTGGCTTATGGGGCGGCGATGGTGATGGAATTCATGTGGAAACTGCTGCGGAGGAAGACCAGGCCTCTTCTTACCACCTACACGGTGAAGAATCTCGGTTCCAGGCTCAGGTTCTCTATAGCCAAGGCTGAGCGCGAGCTAGGCTGGAAGCCAAAAATTTCTTACAGCGAGGGATTCAATAAGACGATGGCCTGGCTGAAGACCCTTGACCTCACAACGCTGAAACAGAAGTAA
- a CDS encoding hydrogenase iron-sulfur subunit: MAEEELRIGVFICDCGLNIAGSVDTEEVRRSAEELPGVVVAVRNRYTCADPGQVEINRHINEHRLNRVVIASCTPRLHESTFRKCVAEVGLNPYLLEMANIREHCSWVHLYDRESATKKAADIVKMAVARARLLQPQQEMEIPVTDAALVIGGGVAGIQAALDLADAGHQVYLVEERPSIGGIMAQLDKTFPTMDCSICVLGPKMMDVGRHPRIRLLAYSSVEDVSGYVGNFKVRVRKKARYVDENSCSACGKCAEVCPVVLPDEFQQGFSSRKAAYIDFPQAVPSAFLIDMEHCLGNKPVACVKCVDACEKKCIDLNMQDKIIELEVGTIIVATGMDVYDPTQLDEYGYTRFENVITSMEFERLICGGGPTEGHLVRPTDHKTPKRIGFIQCVGSRTENRGYPYCSNVCCMNTVKDSLLIKEHDPDAEIFVFYMDIRAFGKGFEDLVRRSREVGVRYIRGIPGEIKEDPKARNLLVKVENTTTARVEEYELDMVILSVGLEPKADLKRLIGVLNLSQTSDGFLMEAHPKLKPVDAPTPGIFFAGCVEAPKDIKDSVTQAGAAAARSSILLNAGVIKGEAIKAIVDLNNCTSCGVCARVCPYGAIKVDVKAKSGAQLIAAACAGCGTCAAECRFDAVTMQHFSDAQVLAQIDAALETDSEQKIITFLCNWCSYAASDLAGVSRMQFPPNNRFIRTMCSGRVDESFILHAFKKGAPVVLLSGCHLGDCHYINANHWTMRRADKLWDKLEKLGIRPERLQLEWISAAEGPRFAQIMRQLEEMRQKVTPEEISYARKVLSERKLAAEELEVEEELGDTAKV; the protein is encoded by the coding sequence CCACGACTTCATGAGTCCACCTTCCGTAAGTGCGTAGCTGAGGTTGGGCTTAACCCTTATTTGCTGGAAATGGCTAACATCAGGGAACATTGTAGTTGGGTGCACCTCTATGACCGCGAGTCGGCTACTAAAAAAGCTGCAGATATTGTTAAAATGGCGGTAGCCCGGGCTCGACTTCTCCAGCCGCAGCAGGAGATGGAAATCCCGGTGACTGATGCTGCTTTGGTTATCGGTGGTGGTGTGGCTGGGATTCAGGCGGCGTTGGACCTCGCTGATGCTGGACATCAGGTGTATCTGGTGGAGGAGAGGCCATCTATTGGTGGCATTATGGCTCAGCTTGACAAAACATTCCCCACAATGGACTGTTCTATATGTGTGCTCGGGCCCAAAATGATGGATGTGGGTCGCCATCCCAGAATCAGGCTGCTTGCCTACAGTAGCGTGGAAGATGTATCTGGCTACGTGGGTAACTTCAAAGTCAGAGTCCGTAAGAAAGCCCGATACGTGGATGAGAACTCATGCAGCGCCTGTGGCAAGTGTGCTGAGGTCTGCCCTGTAGTGCTACCCGATGAATTTCAGCAGGGCTTTTCCTCGCGCAAGGCAGCCTATATCGACTTCCCTCAAGCAGTGCCCTCAGCTTTCCTCATCGACATGGAGCACTGTCTGGGAAACAAACCTGTCGCCTGCGTCAAATGCGTGGATGCCTGCGAGAAGAAGTGTATAGATTTGAACATGCAGGACAAGATAATAGAGCTTGAAGTTGGTACCATAATCGTAGCCACCGGCATGGATGTTTATGACCCGACTCAGCTTGATGAGTACGGCTATACTCGTTTTGAGAATGTCATCACCAGCATGGAATTTGAGAGGCTGATATGCGGAGGCGGACCTACTGAAGGTCATCTGGTACGTCCCACTGACCACAAAACCCCTAAGCGCATTGGCTTTATACAGTGCGTAGGCTCACGAACGGAGAACCGCGGTTATCCCTACTGCTCCAACGTGTGCTGTATGAACACAGTGAAGGACAGTTTGCTCATCAAGGAGCATGACCCGGACGCCGAGATTTTCGTCTTCTATATGGATATTCGCGCCTTCGGTAAGGGATTTGAAGACCTGGTTCGCCGCTCCAGAGAGGTTGGTGTACGCTACATCCGAGGCATACCTGGCGAAATTAAGGAAGACCCGAAGGCCAGAAATCTCCTCGTCAAGGTGGAGAATACCACAACGGCACGGGTGGAGGAGTACGAGCTGGATATGGTGATACTCTCGGTGGGACTTGAGCCAAAGGCTGACCTGAAGCGGCTCATCGGTGTTCTGAACCTGTCTCAAACCAGCGATGGGTTCTTAATGGAAGCTCATCCCAAGCTCAAGCCGGTAGATGCACCGACGCCAGGCATCTTCTTCGCCGGCTGCGTCGAAGCGCCCAAGGACATAAAGGATAGTGTTACTCAAGCCGGGGCTGCCGCTGCCCGTAGTTCCATCCTCCTCAATGCCGGTGTCATCAAAGGTGAGGCTATCAAAGCGATAGTAGACCTTAACAACTGCACCTCGTGCGGTGTCTGTGCCCGCGTCTGTCCTTATGGGGCAATAAAGGTAGATGTCAAGGCTAAGTCTGGAGCTCAATTGATAGCTGCCGCCTGTGCCGGCTGTGGCACCTGTGCTGCTGAATGCCGCTTCGATGCCGTAACCATGCAACACTTCAGTGATGCCCAGGTGCTTGCTCAGATAGATGCTGCCCTGGAGACAGACTCTGAGCAAAAGATTATTACTTTCTTGTGCAACTGGTGCAGCTATGCCGCCAGCGACCTGGCCGGAGTATCCAGGATGCAATTCCCACCAAATAACCGCTTCATCCGTACCATGTGCAGCGGGAGGGTAGATGAGAGCTTCATTCTCCATGCTTTCAAAAAAGGTGCCCCCGTGGTGCTACTCTCCGGATGTCACTTAGGTGACTGCCATTATATCAATGCTAATCACTGGACTATGCGCCGGGCTGATAAGCTGTGGGACAAGCTGGAAAAACTAGGTATTCGTCCTGAACGGCTGCAACTGGAATGGATAAGCGCTGCTGAAGGGCCCCGGTTTGCTCAGATAATGCGCCAGCTTGAGGAGATGCGCCAGAAAGTCACGCCTGAGGAGATATCCTATGCCCGAAAGGTGCTTTCCGAACGGAAGCTGGCAGCAGAGGAGTTGGAAGTCGAGGAAGAGCTCGGCGATACAGCGAAGGTGTGA
- a CDS encoding SDR family oxidoreductase: protein MKDFSGKIVYIVGGSSGIGLATAKVLAAEGAHIIIFARRKDHLEQALKEIQGNKVSNSQQFACRQTDVSNWDEVKVVMSRAVAEFGVPDVLINCAGRAYPFVFEKVTYEQFDETMKINFYGIWHTTSALVPYMKQRGGYIVNVSSIAGFIGLFGYTDYSASKFAIIGFSEALRSELKRYGIRVSVLCPPDTDTPGFHEENKTKPEETKAISAGAKLRQPDEVAHALLKGMRKEEKYIIPGFDGKSIFLLKRLLPGLVEFVIDSSIKKVQAKKL from the coding sequence ATGAAGGACTTTAGTGGGAAGATAGTTTATATTGTCGGTGGCTCCAGTGGCATCGGCCTGGCCACAGCGAAAGTACTGGCGGCAGAAGGTGCCCACATCATCATTTTTGCCCGGAGAAAAGACCACCTCGAACAAGCCCTTAAGGAAATACAGGGCAATAAGGTTTCCAATTCGCAGCAGTTTGCCTGCAGGCAAACGGATGTTTCTAATTGGGATGAGGTTAAGGTGGTCATGTCCAGGGCTGTAGCTGAATTCGGCGTGCCTGATGTGCTTATCAACTGCGCCGGGCGAGCTTACCCTTTTGTCTTCGAAAAAGTAACCTATGAACAGTTCGACGAGACCATGAAGATAAACTTCTACGGGATATGGCACACCACTTCCGCGCTCGTGCCTTATATGAAGCAACGTGGCGGCTACATCGTGAATGTGTCTTCTATAGCGGGTTTCATCGGCCTTTTCGGCTATACCGATTACAGTGCTTCCAAGTTCGCCATCATCGGTTTTTCTGAGGCCTTGAGGAGCGAGCTGAAGCGATACGGCATAAGGGTGTCTGTGCTCTGTCCGCCAGATACGGATACCCCGGGCTTCCACGAGGAAAACAAGACGAAACCAGAGGAGACCAAAGCCATCTCTGCTGGTGCCAAGCTTAGGCAGCCGGATGAAGTGGCCCATGCCCTGCTTAAAGGTATGAGAAAAGAGGAAAAGTATATTATTCCCGGCTTTGATGGGAAGTCGATATTCCTGCTGAAGCGCCTGCTCCCTGGGCTGGTTGAGTTCGTGATAGACAGCAGCATAAAGAAGGTGCAGGCAAAGAAGCTTTAG